GAGCAAGACAAAGAGCGTATTCAGTGCGGCGATGCGCACCTGGGCCAAGACAACCCATCGGAAGGCCTGGCTGAGGCGTTGGGCCCGCTCAACGAGAGCGCTTGCAAGGGGGCGGAACTCACGAGCTGCCCTCGCCTCTCTCAGGGAGACCATGGCGCCGATGACCATGCCGATCAGGACATGCGCGGAAAAGCGGCCGGCCTCCTTGCCCACAACCTGCAGATCACCTGCATGCTCACGAAGCCACCGCACTGACCATTCCTTAAGGTCGTCGGCATTGCCCGGCAGAAAGTCGATCAACCAGGCAGGGAGAATCTCTCTCGACCCTTCGACAATCTCTGCCATTTTCTTCAAAAGCACCGGGATGCTCCCCGCCTCACTCCGGGAAACATGGATTAATCCCCAGATGAAAAGGATGAGTGAAACCACAACGATGACGGCAAGCATCGCAACGACAGCGGCCCTTGCGCGGTCTCCACCGAGGCTGCTGATCCTGAGTCGCGGCGCCAGAAGATGGACCACGTCGTAAACGAGCAACCCGGAAAGCACGGCAGGCAGCAGGTGCATCTTGAGAACAAAGATGAGCGCAGTCGCTGCAAGAAGCCATGAGGCAATTTCATGGGAAGACGGCGCCGGTTCAGGAAGATCTGTCATTTCCCTTTCCACCCTTTGAGGAGTTCCACTTAGGGTTATGATGCTCCCTCTCTCATTTCCTTAAAGGTATTGATGAGCCCGTTCGTGGAAGAATCATGGGATGTCACCGGTGAATCACTCCTGAGTTCGGGGAGTATCTTCATTGCGAGCTGTTTACCGAGTTCAACACCCCACTGGTCAAAGCTGAAGATATTCCAGATGGCCCCCTGCACAAAGATCTTATGCTCATACATGGCGATGAGGCTCCCGAGGGACCTCGGAGTGATCTTTCTGATGAGAACGGAATTCGTCGGCCTGTTGCCCTTGAATACCCTGAAAGGAGCAAGCCGCCTGATCTCTTCTTCCTTCTTGCCGGACCTCGCGAGTTCATCAGCCGCCTCTTCATAGGTCTTCCCTTTCATGAGGGCCTCGGTCTGAGCGAAGAAATTCGAGAGTAATATGGCATGGTGGTCTCCCAGGGGGTTGTGACTCAATGCCGGCGCGATAAAGTCGCAGGGTATGAGCTTTGTGCCCTGGTGGATCAGCTGATAGAATGCATGCTGTCCGTTTGTTCCCGGCTCCCCCCAGATAATGGGCCCTGTCTGATAGGTCACCTCTTTTCCGCTCCTGTCGATATACTTACCGTTGCTCTCCATATCACCCTGCTGGAAATATGCCGGGAAACGGCGCATATACTGATCGTAGGGCAGAATCGCAACGGTCTCGGCGCCGAAGAAATTGTTGTACCAGATTCCGAGGAGGGCCAGGATGACGGGAATGTTCCGCTCAAAGGGCGTCCCCAGGAAGTGCATGTCCATGGCATGGGCCCCTTCGAGGAGTTCAAGAAAATGGTTAAAGCCCAGAGAGCAGGCAATGGACAGGCCGATGGCAGACCAGAGGGAGTATCTGCCGCCGACCCAGTCCCAGAAAACGAACATATTCTCGGGCGCTATCCCGAACTTCTTCACCTCTTCTTCGTTCGTTGATATCGCCACAAAGTGGTTTCTTACAAAGGTCTCATCCTTTGCCGAGTCGAGGAACCACCTTCTTGCGGTATGGGCGTTCGTCATGGTCTCCAGCGTGGTAAAGGTCTTCGAAGCGATCATGAAGAGCGTCGTTTCCGTCGAGAGGACCTTCAGAGTTTCAGAGATATGCGTTCCGTCTATGTTCGAGACAAAATGCGTTCTGATATGGGGCCTGCCATAGGGCCTCAATGCCTCCGTCACCATCACAGGACCGAGATCTGACCCTCCGATGCCGATGTTCACGATATCCGTTACAGCCTTTCCGGTATACCCCTTCCATGCTCCCGCAACGACTCTCGAAGAAAAGGCCTTCATCTGATCCAGCACGCTCTTCACCTGCGGCATGACATCCCTGCCGTCCAGAAAGATCGGTGTGTCCGAACGATTCCTCAAGGCAACGTGGAGCACTGCCCGGTCTTCCGTCTCGTTGATCCTGTCCCCTCTGAACATTTTCTCGATCGCGTCTTTTACTCCGGTCTCACGGGCGAGTTCCAGGAGAAGGCGAAAAGTCTCCCTGTTCGCAATGTTCTTTGAATAATCGACGAGGATATCCTCAAAGCGCAGGGAAAAGTTGGAGAACCGTTCAGGGTCTTCTCTGAACATATCCTTCATTTGTATGCTCTTCATGACCTCATAGTGGGACTCCAGCTCTTTCCAAGCAAGCGTTTGAGAGGGATCGTTCTTCTCCAGCATGCTATCCTCCCTTTCCCTGAGCCAGGAATGCATGAGCGCGCAGTGCCTGCTCACCCATGAGAATATCTTACAGGGCAAAGGAGGAAATTACAATTTTTTTGTCGCCCCACACGGTCCCGCGACGAGGATGATCACCCATTGCTTCTTGATGTTTCGTTGTCAAGAATCGGCGGTTTACTCGGGGGCATGATTTAGTGTAATTTAGATAAGGATACGTCTGTGTCAACTATCTTCGATCGCATCACCGGGTCCCTTGTCGGGAAGCTGGTCGTTATCTTAGGGCTTC
This window of the Thermodesulfovibrionales bacterium genome carries:
- the pgi gene encoding glucose-6-phosphate isomerase, with translation MLEKNDPSQTLAWKELESHYEVMKSIQMKDMFREDPERFSNFSLRFEDILVDYSKNIANRETFRLLLELARETGVKDAIEKMFRGDRINETEDRAVLHVALRNRSDTPIFLDGRDVMPQVKSVLDQMKAFSSRVVAGAWKGYTGKAVTDIVNIGIGGSDLGPVMVTEALRPYGRPHIRTHFVSNIDGTHISETLKVLSTETTLFMIASKTFTTLETMTNAHTARRWFLDSAKDETFVRNHFVAISTNEEEVKKFGIAPENMFVFWDWVGGRYSLWSAIGLSIACSLGFNHFLELLEGAHAMDMHFLGTPFERNIPVILALLGIWYNNFFGAETVAILPYDQYMRRFPAYFQQGDMESNGKYIDRSGKEVTYQTGPIIWGEPGTNGQHAFYQLIHQGTKLIPCDFIAPALSHNPLGDHHAILLSNFFAQTEALMKGKTYEEAADELARSGKKEEEIRRLAPFRVFKGNRPTNSVLIRKITPRSLGSLIAMYEHKIFVQGAIWNIFSFDQWGVELGKQLAMKILPELRSDSPVTSHDSSTNGLINTFKEMREGAS